The following coding sequences lie in one Mycobacterium sp. DL440 genomic window:
- a CDS encoding SDR family NAD(P)-dependent oxidoreductase → MLSTVKDAVTSRLGIGPNARPADRCTVNRSLVGRVVAVTGGAAGIGRAIAAQLAAAGARVAIGDRDGLGARRAASEITGAVEGFDLDVTDTASFTTFLDAVQAKWGQIDVLVNNAGVMWVGKFDEEPEDATRRQIEVNLHGVIRGVRAAAPAMRARRHGHIVTIASAASRLSPPGEATYAATKHAVLGYLRAVRAELRGTGVEISVIMPGVVDTELATGTATGAAKLLQPVDVARAVAAVIEHPRFEVTLPRYVGLAVRLVELLPQAVRDVVLARMVPDQVTSTDKASRQEYEQGSLR, encoded by the coding sequence ATGTTGTCCACCGTCAAGGACGCCGTCACGTCACGGCTGGGCATCGGACCGAACGCGCGGCCTGCGGACCGGTGCACTGTGAACCGGTCGCTCGTGGGGCGGGTCGTCGCGGTGACCGGCGGAGCGGCCGGAATCGGCCGCGCCATCGCCGCGCAGCTAGCAGCCGCCGGGGCCCGCGTCGCGATCGGTGATCGTGACGGGCTCGGCGCCCGCCGCGCGGCCTCCGAGATCACCGGCGCCGTGGAAGGGTTCGATCTCGACGTCACCGACACGGCGTCGTTCACCACGTTTCTCGATGCGGTACAAGCGAAATGGGGACAGATCGACGTACTGGTGAACAACGCCGGCGTGATGTGGGTCGGCAAGTTCGACGAGGAACCCGAGGACGCCACGCGCCGGCAGATCGAGGTGAACCTGCACGGCGTCATCCGCGGCGTGAGGGCAGCCGCACCCGCGATGCGGGCCCGCCGCCACGGGCACATTGTCACGATCGCCTCGGCGGCCTCCAGGCTGTCCCCGCCGGGGGAGGCCACCTACGCCGCCACCAAACACGCGGTGCTCGGCTACCTGCGCGCCGTACGCGCCGAACTGCGCGGCACCGGCGTCGAGATCTCGGTCATCATGCCCGGTGTCGTCGACACCGAACTGGCCACGGGCACCGCGACCGGCGCGGCCAAACTGCTGCAGCCCGTCGACGTGGCCCGCGCCGTCGCCGCGGTGATCGAGCACCCTCGATTCGAGGTGACGCTGCCGCGCTACGTCGGCCTGGCAGTCCGCCTGGTGGAGCTCCTACCGCAGGCCGTTCGCGATGTCGTCCTCGCCCGGATGGTGCCCGATCAGGTCACCAGCACCGACAAAGCCTCCCGGCAGGAGTACGAACAGGGGTCGCTGCGATGA
- a CDS encoding AraC family transcriptional regulator: MPDLDLPRPPASALLLTKLGAEHGIPAHVVLAGTGLAPEMLADPQATVSGRQELRIVQNLIAAAGDAPALAIEAGLRYHLTTHGIWGFALSSCPTVRSAIEVGLRYVDLTFAFTRMSIVTAGDHVRLMLDPSDLPAGVRQFFVERETASIANLGHQVTSNPAPLGRAHFTHPAPASLAPYRALGLPPVFGAEENFIEIQRDILDLPIPQADPYAAATTQEQCRQLLTQRRARSGYAGRVRDQLVQQPGRPPDFEAVASEFHMSSRTLRRHLEHEGTSYRSLLNEVRERLAEELLATGALSVAEIGRRLGYADTPSFTAAFKRWKGGMPPRTYKAFRGSR; the protein is encoded by the coding sequence ATGCCTGATCTGGACCTGCCGCGCCCGCCCGCGAGCGCGCTGCTGCTGACCAAGCTGGGCGCAGAGCACGGCATTCCGGCCCATGTCGTCCTGGCCGGAACCGGACTGGCGCCTGAGATGTTGGCCGACCCGCAGGCCACCGTGTCCGGCCGGCAGGAATTGCGCATTGTGCAGAATCTGATTGCCGCGGCGGGTGATGCGCCGGCCCTGGCGATCGAGGCGGGCCTGCGGTATCACCTGACGACCCATGGCATCTGGGGCTTCGCGCTGTCGAGCTGCCCGACGGTGCGCTCCGCGATCGAGGTCGGATTGCGCTACGTGGACCTGACGTTCGCGTTCACCCGAATGTCGATCGTCACTGCGGGTGACCACGTCCGGCTGATGCTCGATCCCTCGGATTTGCCGGCCGGCGTGCGCCAGTTCTTCGTCGAACGGGAAACCGCCTCAATCGCCAACCTCGGACACCAGGTCACCTCCAACCCGGCGCCACTCGGGCGTGCGCACTTCACCCATCCGGCACCGGCATCGCTCGCTCCCTATCGAGCACTCGGGCTGCCACCCGTTTTCGGTGCGGAGGAGAACTTCATCGAGATCCAACGCGACATCCTCGATCTCCCGATACCGCAAGCAGACCCGTACGCGGCCGCCACGACCCAGGAACAGTGCCGACAGTTGCTGACGCAACGGCGCGCACGGTCCGGCTACGCGGGACGGGTTCGTGATCAACTTGTCCAACAACCGGGGCGGCCACCCGACTTCGAGGCCGTCGCTTCCGAATTCCACATGAGTTCACGAACGCTGCGGCGGCATCTCGAACATGAGGGGACCTCCTACCGCAGCCTTCTGAATGAGGTGCGCGAGCGCCTCGCCGAAGAACTTCTTGCCACCGGTGCGCTCAGCGTCGCCGAGATCGGGCGACGGCTCGGCTACGCCGATACCCCGAGTTTCACTGCCGCATTCAAACGATGGAAAGGAGGAATGCCACCGCGCACCTACAAGGCATTCCGGGGATCGCGGTGA
- a CDS encoding cytochrome c biogenesis CcdA family protein, which translates to MTGFAEIAAAGPVLLALGISLLAGLVSFASPCVVPLVPGYLSYLAAVVGVQEGPAVTGAGATRQATKTARLRVAGAAALFVAGFTVVFLLGAVAVLGMTTTLIVNQVLLQRIGGVITIVMGLVFVGFIPTLQRQARFAPRQWSTMAGAPLLGAVFALGWTPCLGPTLTGVIAVASATDGATVARGVVLVLAYCFGLGIPFVLLALGSARAVTGLGWLRRHTRTIQIFGGVLLILVGTALVTGLWNEFVSWVRDAFVSDVRLPI; encoded by the coding sequence ATGACCGGATTCGCCGAGATCGCCGCGGCCGGGCCGGTGCTGCTGGCGCTGGGGATCAGCCTGCTGGCCGGGTTGGTGTCGTTCGCCTCGCCGTGTGTGGTGCCGCTGGTGCCCGGCTATCTGTCCTATCTGGCAGCGGTCGTCGGGGTACAGGAGGGCCCGGCGGTGACGGGGGCCGGGGCTACCAGGCAAGCCACCAAGACTGCCCGACTGCGGGTGGCCGGGGCGGCGGCGTTGTTCGTCGCCGGCTTCACCGTGGTGTTTCTGCTCGGCGCCGTGGCGGTACTCGGGATGACCACCACGCTGATCGTCAATCAGGTTCTGCTGCAACGTATCGGCGGTGTCATCACGATCGTGATGGGCCTGGTGTTCGTCGGTTTCATCCCGACGCTGCAACGCCAGGCCCGGTTCGCCCCGCGGCAGTGGTCCACGATGGCCGGGGCGCCACTGCTCGGCGCGGTGTTCGCGCTGGGCTGGACCCCGTGCCTGGGGCCGACGCTGACCGGGGTGATCGCAGTGGCCTCGGCGACCGACGGCGCCACCGTGGCGCGCGGCGTGGTGCTGGTGCTGGCCTACTGCTTCGGGTTGGGCATCCCGTTCGTGCTGCTGGCCCTCGGCTCGGCGCGCGCGGTGACCGGCCTGGGCTGGCTGCGCCGGCACACCCGGACCATCCAGATCTTCGGTGGTGTGTTGCTGATCCTGGTGGGCACGGCGCTGGTGACCGGCCTGTGGAACGAGTTCGTGTCGTGGGTGCGCGACGCCTTCGTCAGTGATGTGAGGCTCCCGATCTGA
- a CDS encoding nitroreductase family deazaflavin-dependent oxidoreductase, which yields MQLPQWLARFNRHVTNPIQRLWAGWAPTFGILEHVGRKSGARYRTPLSVFSTDEGVAILLTYGPDRDWLKNVVAAGGAQLKRHGRTFAVTDPQLVTRQEAAEHVTGLGRIAFGRLPFDNAVLLRRT from the coding sequence ATGCAACTCCCGCAATGGCTGGCCCGGTTCAACCGCCACGTCACCAACCCCATCCAGCGACTTTGGGCCGGATGGGCGCCCACATTCGGGATCCTCGAACACGTCGGCCGCAAATCAGGTGCTCGCTACCGCACCCCGCTGTCGGTTTTCAGCACTGACGAAGGGGTGGCCATCCTGCTCACCTACGGCCCCGACCGGGACTGGCTGAAGAACGTCGTCGCAGCCGGCGGGGCGCAGCTCAAGCGTCACGGCCGGACGTTCGCCGTCACCGATCCCCAGCTGGTGACCAGGCAGGAAGCGGCTGAACATGTCACAGGCCTAGGCCGAATTGCGTTTGGCCGGTTGCCTTTCGACAATGCGGTGTTACTTCGGCGCACATAG
- a CDS encoding nitroreductase/quinone reductase family protein yields MAYLKPPWFVRKVFNRIAMATGVGHSETLIVTRRTNKQPQQIPVVVPVVDGVRYLVSTRGESDWVRNVRAEPKVRVGSLDYIAAEVPVPQRAPVIAAYRPLAGKVVEGYFRDLPDDADHPVFALTPAG; encoded by the coding sequence ATGGCCTATCTCAAACCGCCGTGGTTCGTCCGCAAGGTGTTCAACCGCATCGCGATGGCGACCGGCGTCGGGCACAGCGAGACGCTCATCGTGACCCGGCGGACCAACAAGCAGCCTCAGCAGATACCTGTCGTCGTCCCCGTGGTCGACGGGGTCAGATACCTGGTGTCCACCCGTGGCGAGTCGGACTGGGTCCGCAATGTGCGGGCCGAGCCCAAGGTCCGGGTCGGATCCCTCGACTACATCGCCGCCGAGGTTCCGGTGCCGCAGAGGGCACCGGTCATCGCGGCCTACCGGCCGCTGGCCGGCAAGGTGGTGGAGGGCTATTTCCGGGATCTGCCCGATGACGCCGATCACCCGGTGTTCGCGCTCACGCCGGCGGGGTGA
- the hemL gene encoding glutamate-1-semialdehyde 2,1-aminomutase, translated as MRVDKPQTQRSAQLFADACAVIPGGVNSPVRAFSSVGGTPRFITSAKGYWLTDADDNRYVDLVCSWGPMLLGHAHPAVVEAVQKVAVNGLSFGAPTPSETELAAEIIDRVAPVERLRLVNSGTEATMSAIRLARGYTGRAKIIKFSGCYHGHSDALLADAGSGVATLGLPSSPGVTGAAAADTIVVPYNNVAAVEEVFGRFGDEIACVISEASPGNMGTVPPLPGFNAALRRITAAHGALLVLDEVMTGFRVSRAGWYGVDPVDADLFTFGKVMSGGLPAAAFGGSAEVMGRLAPLGPVYQAGTLSGNPVAMAAGLATLRHADDAAYARLDANADRLAGLLTGALADASVAHRVQRAGNMLSVFFTHEPVNDFAAAKATETWRFPPFFHALLEAGVYPPCSAFETWFVSAALDDEAFDRIADALPGAARAAAEARP; from the coding sequence ATGCGTGTTGACAAACCGCAGACTCAGCGATCGGCGCAACTGTTCGCCGACGCCTGCGCAGTGATCCCCGGTGGCGTCAACTCCCCGGTCCGTGCCTTCAGCTCGGTCGGAGGTACCCCCAGGTTCATCACCTCGGCCAAGGGCTACTGGCTGACCGATGCCGATGACAACCGCTACGTCGACCTGGTCTGCTCGTGGGGTCCGATGTTGCTCGGCCACGCTCACCCGGCGGTCGTGGAGGCCGTGCAGAAGGTGGCGGTCAACGGGCTGAGCTTCGGCGCCCCGACCCCGTCGGAGACGGAACTCGCCGCCGAGATCATCGACCGGGTGGCCCCCGTCGAGCGGCTGCGTCTGGTCAACTCGGGCACCGAGGCCACCATGAGCGCGATCCGGCTGGCCCGCGGCTACACCGGCCGCGCCAAGATCATCAAGTTCTCCGGCTGCTATCACGGCCACAGTGACGCGCTGCTGGCCGATGCCGGATCGGGCGTCGCGACCCTGGGCCTGCCGTCCTCGCCCGGTGTCACCGGAGCGGCCGCGGCCGACACCATCGTGGTGCCGTACAACAACGTCGCTGCCGTGGAAGAGGTCTTCGGCCGGTTCGGTGACGAGATCGCCTGCGTCATCAGCGAAGCCAGCCCGGGCAACATGGGCACGGTGCCTCCGTTGCCCGGCTTCAACGCGGCGTTGCGCCGGATCACCGCGGCTCACGGTGCGCTGCTGGTCCTCGACGAGGTGATGACGGGTTTCCGGGTGAGCCGGGCCGGTTGGTATGGAGTGGATCCCGTCGACGCCGACCTGTTCACCTTCGGCAAGGTGATGAGCGGCGGGCTGCCCGCCGCGGCGTTCGGCGGCAGTGCCGAGGTGATGGGGCGGTTGGCCCCGCTCGGGCCGGTCTACCAGGCCGGGACGCTCTCCGGGAACCCGGTGGCGATGGCCGCCGGGCTGGCCACGTTGCGCCACGCCGACGATGCCGCCTACGCCAGGTTGGACGCCAACGCCGACCGGTTGGCAGGCCTGCTCACCGGTGCTCTGGCCGACGCGAGTGTGGCGCACCGGGTGCAGCGTGCGGGCAACATGCTCAGCGTGTTTTTCACCCACGAGCCGGTCAACGACTTCGCCGCGGCCAAGGCGACCGAAACCTGGCGTTTCCCGCCGTTCTTCCATGCGTTGCTGGAGGCCGGTGTGTACCCGCCCTGCAGTGCCTTCGAAACTTGGTTTGTCTCAGCGGCTTTGGATGACGAGGCGTTTGACCGCATCGCCGACGCGCTGCCCGGTGCGGCCCGGGCCGCCGCGGAGGCCCGCCCGTGA
- a CDS encoding lipase family protein gives MTRVSNRISAVPLLPREDPFFEPPVGFEAQPPGTVLRTREVSVAFLGRVPLKKVSAWQLLYRSSDLNRRPEAAVTTVLLPACADPHRPRPVLAYQCAIDAVADRHFPSYALRLGADAPWCVPQFELLVLANALRRGWAVSIADHEGLGGHFGAPREPGYRVLDGVRAALSFEPLRLVADASIALWGYSGGGMASAWAAEVAPTYAPELRIVGAALGSPVGDPGQALLKLNGTALAGLPAMVIAAIRRVYPDLDRLVDQHATDTGRRRLAEIETLGTIAAIRAYRHDDIDNYIDTPLADLLATPEVVSIIYDLRLGAIAPQCPLLVVQGVHDQFIAAVDVDGLVQDYIDGGAHVHYLRDRLSEHITLHPLSVPAILDWLADRIAGRPLGTPAVTTVWSMAASLKTLGGLLMTALVAIKVATGRSLTPRSWSPQTALLHAPSRRGRSMFG, from the coding sequence ATGACACGCGTGTCCAACCGGATCTCCGCTGTGCCACTGCTGCCGCGGGAGGATCCGTTCTTCGAGCCGCCGGTCGGCTTCGAAGCGCAGCCTCCCGGCACCGTGCTGCGCACCCGGGAGGTTTCGGTCGCCTTCCTGGGCCGGGTGCCGCTGAAGAAGGTGTCGGCGTGGCAGCTGTTGTACCGCAGCAGTGATCTGAACCGGCGCCCGGAGGCTGCGGTGACCACCGTGCTGCTGCCTGCCTGCGCCGATCCGCACCGGCCACGTCCGGTGCTGGCCTACCAATGCGCCATCGACGCTGTCGCCGACCGGCACTTCCCCTCGTATGCGCTGCGGCTGGGCGCCGACGCGCCCTGGTGCGTGCCGCAGTTCGAGCTGCTGGTCCTCGCCAACGCATTGCGGCGCGGGTGGGCGGTGTCGATCGCCGATCACGAGGGTCTGGGCGGGCATTTCGGTGCACCGCGTGAACCGGGCTACCGGGTGCTCGACGGCGTTCGTGCGGCACTGTCTTTCGAGCCGCTGCGCCTGGTCGCAGATGCGTCGATCGCCCTGTGGGGGTATTCCGGGGGCGGGATGGCCAGTGCCTGGGCTGCTGAGGTCGCGCCGACGTACGCGCCCGAACTACGCATTGTGGGCGCCGCGCTGGGCTCCCCGGTGGGCGATCCCGGACAGGCGTTGCTCAAGCTCAACGGCACGGCGCTGGCGGGACTGCCGGCCATGGTCATCGCCGCGATCCGCCGTGTTTATCCCGACCTGGACCGGCTGGTCGACCAGCACGCCACCGACACCGGGCGGCGTCGGCTCGCCGAGATCGAGACCCTGGGCACCATCGCGGCCATCAGGGCATATCGGCACGATGACATCGACAACTACATCGACACACCGCTGGCGGATCTCCTCGCCACGCCCGAGGTCGTGAGCATCATCTATGACCTGCGGCTGGGCGCCATCGCGCCGCAGTGCCCACTGCTGGTGGTGCAGGGCGTGCACGACCAGTTCATCGCAGCCGTCGACGTGGACGGACTGGTGCAGGACTACATCGACGGCGGAGCCCATGTGCATTACCTGCGCGACCGGCTCAGCGAACACATCACGCTGCATCCACTGTCGGTGCCCGCGATACTCGACTGGCTGGCCGACCGCATTGCCGGACGGCCACTGGGCACCCCGGCAGTCACGACCGTGTGGTCGATGGCAGCATCACTCAAAACCCTTGGCGGGCTGCTGATGACCGCGCTGGTGGCGATCAAGGTTGCGACGGGTCGATCTCTGACACCGCGGTCGTGGAGCCCGCAGACCGCACTGCTGCATGCTCCGAGCCGGCGTGGACGGTCGATGTTCGGATGA
- a CDS encoding TlpA disulfide reductase family protein, protein MRSLVARASAAVLAGLVLLTGCSTGDDAVAQGGTFEFVAPGGKTDIFYDPPEKRGTPGELSGPELTDPAKTLSLEDLAGKVVVINVWGQWCGPCRAEIGELQKVYEQTRDKGVAFLGIDVRDNNREAAVDFVTDRKVTFPSIYDPAMRTMIAFGGKYPTTVIPSTVVLDRQHRVAAVFLRELLADDLRPVVERLAAEGQQP, encoded by the coding sequence ATGAGGTCGTTGGTCGCCCGGGCGAGTGCGGCGGTGCTGGCAGGGCTGGTGCTGCTCACCGGTTGTTCGACGGGTGACGACGCGGTGGCCCAGGGCGGCACCTTCGAGTTCGTCGCGCCCGGCGGCAAGACCGACATCTTCTACGACCCACCTGAAAAGCGTGGCACCCCAGGCGAATTGAGCGGGCCCGAACTGACCGACCCGGCCAAGACCCTCTCGCTGGAAGATTTGGCCGGCAAGGTCGTGGTGATCAACGTGTGGGGCCAGTGGTGTGGGCCGTGCCGGGCCGAGATCGGCGAGTTGCAGAAGGTGTACGAACAGACGCGCGACAAGGGCGTGGCGTTTCTCGGCATCGACGTGCGTGACAACAACCGTGAGGCCGCAGTCGATTTCGTCACCGACCGCAAGGTGACCTTTCCGTCGATCTACGACCCGGCGATGCGCACCATGATCGCGTTCGGCGGCAAGTATCCGACCACGGTGATCCCGTCGACCGTGGTGCTGGACCGTCAGCACCGGGTGGCCGCGGTGTTCCTGCGTGAACTGCTGGCCGACGATCTGCGACCGGTCGTCGAGCGGTTGGCTGCCGAGGGGCAGCAGCCATGA
- a CDS encoding histidine phosphatase family protein, with protein MRHGEVFNPEKVLYGRLPGYHLSERGQAQARAAADWLAGKDIVYVVASPLERAQETATPIAESHGLPIATDGDLIESWNQFEGERVAPGDGALRDPRNWPKLRNPAKPSWGEPYAEIAPRMMTAMHRAREKAAGHEAVCVSHQLPVETLRRAMTGRKLAHLPLPHSRLCNLSSITSFTFDDDTLIRWGYTEPWGI; from the coding sequence ATGCGTCACGGCGAGGTGTTCAACCCGGAGAAGGTGCTCTACGGCCGGCTGCCCGGCTATCACCTGTCCGAGCGTGGGCAGGCCCAGGCGCGGGCCGCCGCGGACTGGCTGGCCGGCAAGGACATCGTCTATGTGGTGGCCTCCCCGCTGGAGCGGGCCCAGGAGACGGCGACGCCGATCGCGGAGAGCCATGGGCTGCCGATCGCCACCGACGGCGACCTCATCGAGTCGTGGAACCAGTTCGAGGGGGAGCGGGTGGCCCCCGGCGACGGTGCCCTGCGTGACCCGCGGAACTGGCCGAAGCTGCGCAACCCCGCCAAGCCGTCGTGGGGTGAGCCCTACGCCGAGATCGCCCCGCGGATGATGACGGCCATGCACCGGGCCCGGGAGAAGGCGGCCGGGCACGAGGCCGTGTGCGTCAGCCACCAGCTTCCGGTCGAGACGTTGCGCCGGGCGATGACCGGGCGCAAGCTGGCCCATCTGCCGTTGCCGCACAGCCGGCTGTGCAATCTGTCCTCGATCACGTCGTTCACCTTCGACGACGACACGCTGATCCGATGGGGCTACACGGAGCCCTGGGGAATCTGA